A single Callithrix jacchus isolate 240 chromosome 4, calJac240_pri, whole genome shotgun sequence DNA region contains:
- the CRISP1 gene encoding cysteine-rich secretory protein 1 yields MAIKHLVFLVAAACLLPMLAMKKKSAREQFNKLLTELANVQEEIVTVHNSLRRGVVPPASNMLKMNWSEEAAQNARMFSRYCDMTESNPLERRLPNTFCGENMYMTSYPVSWATVIGVWHSESKYFKHGQWTSADDGVTTDHYTQIVWASSYLIGCAIASCRQKGSPQYLYVCHYCHEGNDPDTKNEPYKTGVPCADCPNNCEDKLCTNPCLYYDEYYDCDEQVHYLGCNHSTTIMFCKATCLCDTEIK; encoded by the exons aTGGCAATTAAACACCTCGTGTTTTTGGTTGCTGCTGCTTGCTTACTGCCTATGTTGGCCATGAAA AAGAAATCAGCTAGAGAGCAATTTAATAAGCTCCTCACTGAATTGGCAAATGTACAAGAAGAGATCGTTACTGTACACAACAGCCTCAGAAGAGGAGTAGTTCCACCAGCCAGCAACATGCTGAAGATG AATTGGAGTGAGGAGGCTGCTCAAAATGCCAGAATGTTTTCAAGGTATTGTGATATGACAGAGAGTAACCCGCTTGAGAGGAGACTTCCAA ATACCTTTTGTGGAGAAAATATGTATATGACATCTTATCCTGTATCATGGGCAACTGTAATTGGAGTCTGGCACAGTGAGTCTAAGTATTTCAAACATGGACAGTGGACGTCAGCGGATGATGGCGTAACGACTGACCACTACACTCAG ATTGTTTGGGCCTCGTCTTACCTGATTGGCTGTGCCATTGCATCATGCCGCCAGAAAGGATCACCTCAATATCTCTATGTTTGTCACTATTGTCATGA ggGAAATGATCCTGACACAAAGAATGAACCTTATAAGACGGGCGTTCCATGTGCAGACTGCCCAAATAACTGTGAAGACAAACTTTGCA ctaACCCTTGCCTCTACTACGATGAATACTATGACTGTGATGAACAAGTCCATTATCTTGGATGCAACCACTCAACCACTATCATGTTCTGTAAAGCCACTTGTCTGTGTGACACAGAGATAAAATAG